In Ostrea edulis chromosome 6, xbOstEdul1.1, whole genome shotgun sequence, a single window of DNA contains:
- the LOC125648307 gene encoding HCLS1-binding protein 3-like isoform X3: protein MPFATVTVRELKNKETGIDVTIPRVTQEKGLLQSTYEYQVVVVSNLPYFKSPKHKENDVVQFMVKKKFSVFEDLWLKIYEKYPATVLPPLPKKTLLVNDKVATDRRAGLERFLSFLACTPKICTSSLLLEFLGVNAIKAGKFTKEGLKGEGGTGENEAEKGDTENIPSDTGKSSGLFGDDDEDEDDEDLFDQKDTEDVSEILQSTTDIDVETRLFDYPVLGGDNEEGENFFLESESKEDELNPALDEQEDNSELLNVQDDLDNLFLDQSKTDKTSDVSRNSQVKPKPALRPKPDTKTPKELDNPKPAIHPKPKVSSKPTLKPKPVLKQLSADAQNEAVSDIGDLDTDDIMKYILKAEETEEETDLFS, encoded by the exons ATGCCTTTTGCAACAGTGACTGTCAG GGAGTTAAAAAACAAAGAAACGGGCATTGACGTAACCATTCCACGCGTCACACAAGAGAAGGGGCTTTTGCAATCAACGTACGAATATCAAGTTGTGGTAGTGTCCAATCTGCCGTACTTCAAGAGTCCAAAGCATAAGGAAAATGATGTTGTTCAGTTCATG GTAAAAAAGAAGTTCTCGGTGTTTGAGGATCTGTGGTTGAAAATTTATGAGAAATACCCTGCCACAGTACTACCTCCACTTCCAAAGAAAACCCTTTTGGTGAATGACAAAGTGGCCACAGACAGAAGGGCGGGGCTGGAAAGATTCCTCAGCTTTCTGGCCTGTACGCCGAAAATCTGTACATCCTCCCTGCTGCTTGAATTTTTAG GTGTAAACGCAATAAAGGCGGGTAAATTCACAAAGGAAGGACTGAAAGGTGAGGGAGGAACTGGAGAGAATGAAGCAGAGAAGGGGGACACGGAGAACATACCGTCAGACACAGGAAAAAG TAGCGGTCTTTTCGGGGATGACGACGAGGATGAAGATGACGAGGACTTGTTCGATCAGAAGGATACAGAGGATGTTTCAGAGATTCTACAATCTACAACAGATATAG ATGTAGAAACCAGACTGTTCGACTATCCCGTTCTCGGTGGTGACAATGAGGAAGGTGAAAATTTCTTCCTGGAATCAGAGAGCAAAGAGGATGAGTTGAACCCTGCATTAGATGAACAAGAAGATAACTCTGAGCTTTTAAA TGTTCAGGATGACTTGGACAATTTGTTTTTGGATCAATCGAAAACCGACAAAACCAGTGACGTATCCAGGAACAGTCAAGTCAAACCTAAACCAGCCTTAAGACCAAAACCAGATACAAAGACACCAAAGGAACTAGATAATCCAAAACCAGCGATACATCCCAAGCCAAAGGTCAGTTCTAAACCAACACTGAAACCAAAACCTGTTTTGAAGCAGCTGTCTGCCGATGCCCAAAATGAGGCCGTTTCCGATATCGGTGACCTAGATACGGATGATATAATGAAATACATCCTGAAAGCTGAAGAAACGGAGGAAGAAACGGATTTGTTTTCATGA
- the LOC125648307 gene encoding HCLS1-binding protein 3-like isoform X4, with protein sequence MPFATVTVRELKNKETGIDVTIPRVTQEKGLLQSTYEYQVVVVSNLPYFKSPKHKENDVVQFMVKKKFSVFEDLWLKIYEKYPATVLPPLPKKTLLVNDKVATDRRAGLERFLSFLACTPKICTSSLLLEFLGVNAIKAGKFTKEGLKGEGGTGENEAEKGDTENIPSDTGKSGLFGDDDEDEDDEDLFDQKDTEDVSEILQSTTDIDVETRLFDYPVLGGDNEEGENFFLESESKEDELNPALDEQEDNSELLNVQDDLDNLFLDQSKTDKTSDVSRNSQVKPKPALRPKPDTKTPKELDNPKPAIHPKPKVSSKPTLKPKPVLKQLSADAQNEAVSDIGDLDTDDIMKYILKAEETEEETDLFS encoded by the exons ATGCCTTTTGCAACAGTGACTGTCAG GGAGTTAAAAAACAAAGAAACGGGCATTGACGTAACCATTCCACGCGTCACACAAGAGAAGGGGCTTTTGCAATCAACGTACGAATATCAAGTTGTGGTAGTGTCCAATCTGCCGTACTTCAAGAGTCCAAAGCATAAGGAAAATGATGTTGTTCAGTTCATG GTAAAAAAGAAGTTCTCGGTGTTTGAGGATCTGTGGTTGAAAATTTATGAGAAATACCCTGCCACAGTACTACCTCCACTTCCAAAGAAAACCCTTTTGGTGAATGACAAAGTGGCCACAGACAGAAGGGCGGGGCTGGAAAGATTCCTCAGCTTTCTGGCCTGTACGCCGAAAATCTGTACATCCTCCCTGCTGCTTGAATTTTTAG GTGTAAACGCAATAAAGGCGGGTAAATTCACAAAGGAAGGACTGAAAGGTGAGGGAGGAACTGGAGAGAATGAAGCAGAGAAGGGGGACACGGAGAACATACCGTCAGACACAGGAAAAAG CGGTCTTTTCGGGGATGACGACGAGGATGAAGATGACGAGGACTTGTTCGATCAGAAGGATACAGAGGATGTTTCAGAGATTCTACAATCTACAACAGATATAG ATGTAGAAACCAGACTGTTCGACTATCCCGTTCTCGGTGGTGACAATGAGGAAGGTGAAAATTTCTTCCTGGAATCAGAGAGCAAAGAGGATGAGTTGAACCCTGCATTAGATGAACAAGAAGATAACTCTGAGCTTTTAAA TGTTCAGGATGACTTGGACAATTTGTTTTTGGATCAATCGAAAACCGACAAAACCAGTGACGTATCCAGGAACAGTCAAGTCAAACCTAAACCAGCCTTAAGACCAAAACCAGATACAAAGACACCAAAGGAACTAGATAATCCAAAACCAGCGATACATCCCAAGCCAAAGGTCAGTTCTAAACCAACACTGAAACCAAAACCTGTTTTGAAGCAGCTGTCTGCCGATGCCCAAAATGAGGCCGTTTCCGATATCGGTGACCTAGATACGGATGATATAATGAAATACATCCTGAAAGCTGAAGAAACGGAGGAAGAAACGGATTTGTTTTCATGA
- the LOC125648306 gene encoding phe13-bombesin receptor-like: protein MNITKVYTLEDWNDEKAKYLTINTLVLGLYLAIGVMGNSIVIYVYIFRMKGQRDDRYFIPHLALMDLCACVVGAGYAMALNILPLRFQGNEICKILWFASQATTMCSAFMLVVIAIQRYLKVVRPFKKQMTIQTKHFSLIAVVILSLFLSLPCLMFYGEITIDNPNLNLKGYRCGTNPDADRTALFLYNAILFVTAVGGLLVISILYIMIGRTIYRQHKFRRRHSSATSALRSKNRDSLEWNPPSESGSVQQKKTPMRDSLDFDSPFLDSLTDTPFAPVKEETSPLPSPTFLSVPLTTTEKIRSSLTEMPMKALKSTIPTVRKHFGTHRCSWMFMMITMVFILSFIPRITLNVLESVDMNFWGKLTDWEIAHYLFLYRLYLVNNISNPFFYGLFDRTLRKELRKTCCCTPRER, encoded by the coding sequence ATGAACATCACCAAAGTGTACACTCTTGAAGACTGGAATGACGAGAAGGCCAAGTATTTAACAATTAACACATTGGTCTTAGGATTGTATCTCGCTATAGGAGTGATGGGAAACTCTATAGTTATATACGTTTATATTTTCCGAATGAAAGGACAACGAGATGACAGATATTTCATACCACATCTTGCACTGATGGATCTTTGCGCATGCGTTGTTGGAGCCGGGTATGCAATGGCGCTAAACATACTTCCTCTTCGATTTCAAGGAAACGAAATTTGCAAAATTTTGTGGTTTGCGTCACAAGCAACAACAATGTGTTCGGCTTTTATGTTGGTTGTAATTGCCATACAACGCTACCTTAAAGTCGTCAGACCTTTCAAGAAACAAATGACGATACAAACCAAGCATTTTTCGTTAATTGCCGTCGTTATTTTATCCCTCTTCCTGTCGTTACCCTGTCTGATGTTCTACGGAGAGATTACCATAGACAATCCCAATCTAAATTTGAAAGGATACCGGTGTGGTACAAATCCAGATGCTGACAGGACCGCTCTGTTCCTGTACAACGCCATTCTGTTTGTGACAGCTGTTGGAGGACTGTTGGTAATAAGCATTCTTTATATCATGATCGGACGTACAATCTATAGACAACACAAATTCAGACGCAGACATAGCTCTGCCACGTCTGCTCTGAGGAGCAAAAACCGTGACTCGTTAGAGTGGAATCCCCCGTCAGAAAGCGGAAGCGTTCAGCAGAAGAAAACGCCAATGAGGGACAGCCTCGATTTCGATTCTCCCTTTCTCGATTCCTTGACCGATACGCCCTTTGCTCCAGTAAAGGAAGAAACCAGTCCTCTCCCTAGTCCAACTTTTCTAAGCGTTCCACTGACTACTACAGAAAAGATCCGCAGCAGTTTAACAGAAATGCCAATGAAAGCTTTAAAGTCTACTATTCCTACTGTTCGGAAACATTTTGGAACCCATCGGTGTTCCTGGATGTTCATGATGATAACCATGGTGTTTATATTGTCGTTTATTCCGAGGATAACCCTAAATGTGCTGGAGTCCGTTGATATGAATTTTTGGGGGAAACTAACGGACTGGGAAATCGCTCATTACCTTTTCCTGTATCGCCTCTATCTTGTGAACAATATCAGCAATCCCTTCTTTTATGGACTTTTTGATAGGACACTGCGTAAAGAGCTTCGGAAGACTTGCTGCTGCACACCTAGAGAACGTTAA
- the LOC125648307 gene encoding HCLS1-binding protein 3-like isoform X1 — protein MQPTEHCCGAVIPEQNCGAVCCMKSCTPNDTTRELKNKETGIDVTIPRVTQEKGLLQSTYEYQVVVVSNLPYFKSPKHKENDVVQFMVKKKFSVFEDLWLKIYEKYPATVLPPLPKKTLLVNDKVATDRRAGLERFLSFLACTPKICTSSLLLEFLGVNAIKAGKFTKEGLKGEGGTGENEAEKGDTENIPSDTGKSSGLFGDDDEDEDDEDLFDQKDTEDVSEILQSTTDIDVETRLFDYPVLGGDNEEGENFFLESESKEDELNPALDEQEDNSELLNVQDDLDNLFLDQSKTDKTSDVSRNSQVKPKPALRPKPDTKTPKELDNPKPAIHPKPKVSSKPTLKPKPVLKQLSADAQNEAVSDIGDLDTDDIMKYILKAEETEEETDLFS, from the exons GGAGTTAAAAAACAAAGAAACGGGCATTGACGTAACCATTCCACGCGTCACACAAGAGAAGGGGCTTTTGCAATCAACGTACGAATATCAAGTTGTGGTAGTGTCCAATCTGCCGTACTTCAAGAGTCCAAAGCATAAGGAAAATGATGTTGTTCAGTTCATG GTAAAAAAGAAGTTCTCGGTGTTTGAGGATCTGTGGTTGAAAATTTATGAGAAATACCCTGCCACAGTACTACCTCCACTTCCAAAGAAAACCCTTTTGGTGAATGACAAAGTGGCCACAGACAGAAGGGCGGGGCTGGAAAGATTCCTCAGCTTTCTGGCCTGTACGCCGAAAATCTGTACATCCTCCCTGCTGCTTGAATTTTTAG GTGTAAACGCAATAAAGGCGGGTAAATTCACAAAGGAAGGACTGAAAGGTGAGGGAGGAACTGGAGAGAATGAAGCAGAGAAGGGGGACACGGAGAACATACCGTCAGACACAGGAAAAAG TAGCGGTCTTTTCGGGGATGACGACGAGGATGAAGATGACGAGGACTTGTTCGATCAGAAGGATACAGAGGATGTTTCAGAGATTCTACAATCTACAACAGATATAG ATGTAGAAACCAGACTGTTCGACTATCCCGTTCTCGGTGGTGACAATGAGGAAGGTGAAAATTTCTTCCTGGAATCAGAGAGCAAAGAGGATGAGTTGAACCCTGCATTAGATGAACAAGAAGATAACTCTGAGCTTTTAAA TGTTCAGGATGACTTGGACAATTTGTTTTTGGATCAATCGAAAACCGACAAAACCAGTGACGTATCCAGGAACAGTCAAGTCAAACCTAAACCAGCCTTAAGACCAAAACCAGATACAAAGACACCAAAGGAACTAGATAATCCAAAACCAGCGATACATCCCAAGCCAAAGGTCAGTTCTAAACCAACACTGAAACCAAAACCTGTTTTGAAGCAGCTGTCTGCCGATGCCCAAAATGAGGCCGTTTCCGATATCGGTGACCTAGATACGGATGATATAATGAAATACATCCTGAAAGCTGAAGAAACGGAGGAAGAAACGGATTTGTTTTCATGA
- the LOC125648307 gene encoding HCLS1-binding protein 3-like isoform X2 — translation MQPTEHCCGAVIPEQNCGAVCCMKSCTPNDTTRELKNKETGIDVTIPRVTQEKGLLQSTYEYQVVVVSNLPYFKSPKHKENDVVQFMVKKKFSVFEDLWLKIYEKYPATVLPPLPKKTLLVNDKVATDRRAGLERFLSFLACTPKICTSSLLLEFLGVNAIKAGKFTKEGLKGEGGTGENEAEKGDTENIPSDTGKSGLFGDDDEDEDDEDLFDQKDTEDVSEILQSTTDIDVETRLFDYPVLGGDNEEGENFFLESESKEDELNPALDEQEDNSELLNVQDDLDNLFLDQSKTDKTSDVSRNSQVKPKPALRPKPDTKTPKELDNPKPAIHPKPKVSSKPTLKPKPVLKQLSADAQNEAVSDIGDLDTDDIMKYILKAEETEEETDLFS, via the exons GGAGTTAAAAAACAAAGAAACGGGCATTGACGTAACCATTCCACGCGTCACACAAGAGAAGGGGCTTTTGCAATCAACGTACGAATATCAAGTTGTGGTAGTGTCCAATCTGCCGTACTTCAAGAGTCCAAAGCATAAGGAAAATGATGTTGTTCAGTTCATG GTAAAAAAGAAGTTCTCGGTGTTTGAGGATCTGTGGTTGAAAATTTATGAGAAATACCCTGCCACAGTACTACCTCCACTTCCAAAGAAAACCCTTTTGGTGAATGACAAAGTGGCCACAGACAGAAGGGCGGGGCTGGAAAGATTCCTCAGCTTTCTGGCCTGTACGCCGAAAATCTGTACATCCTCCCTGCTGCTTGAATTTTTAG GTGTAAACGCAATAAAGGCGGGTAAATTCACAAAGGAAGGACTGAAAGGTGAGGGAGGAACTGGAGAGAATGAAGCAGAGAAGGGGGACACGGAGAACATACCGTCAGACACAGGAAAAAG CGGTCTTTTCGGGGATGACGACGAGGATGAAGATGACGAGGACTTGTTCGATCAGAAGGATACAGAGGATGTTTCAGAGATTCTACAATCTACAACAGATATAG ATGTAGAAACCAGACTGTTCGACTATCCCGTTCTCGGTGGTGACAATGAGGAAGGTGAAAATTTCTTCCTGGAATCAGAGAGCAAAGAGGATGAGTTGAACCCTGCATTAGATGAACAAGAAGATAACTCTGAGCTTTTAAA TGTTCAGGATGACTTGGACAATTTGTTTTTGGATCAATCGAAAACCGACAAAACCAGTGACGTATCCAGGAACAGTCAAGTCAAACCTAAACCAGCCTTAAGACCAAAACCAGATACAAAGACACCAAAGGAACTAGATAATCCAAAACCAGCGATACATCCCAAGCCAAAGGTCAGTTCTAAACCAACACTGAAACCAAAACCTGTTTTGAAGCAGCTGTCTGCCGATGCCCAAAATGAGGCCGTTTCCGATATCGGTGACCTAGATACGGATGATATAATGAAATACATCCTGAAAGCTGAAGAAACGGAGGAAGAAACGGATTTGTTTTCATGA